The Neomonachus schauinslandi chromosome 11, ASM220157v2, whole genome shotgun sequence genome contains a region encoding:
- the LOC110576408 gene encoding LOW QUALITY PROTEIN: olfactory receptor 51F1 (The sequence of the model RefSeq protein was modified relative to this genomic sequence to represent the inferred CDS: inserted 1 base in 1 codon) → MEILSNLTSKFPTFLLTGIPGLESVHVWISIPFCSLYAIALSGNSMILFVILIQQSLHEPMYYFLPMLSAADLGLTVSTMSTTLGILWFDAVEINLNTCIIQMFFLHGFTFIESGVLVAMAFDRSVAICDPLRYATILTNSRIIRMSLLMIIHTVVLIVPLLLLFKXHFCRENVLSHSYCYHPDVIKLACSDTQANSICGLIDLILTTGVDTPCIVLSYILIIRSVFSIASPEERHKVFNACVSHIGALAVFYIPMMSLSLVHHYGPSAPKVVHLVMANIYLLLPPMLNPIIYSVKTKQIR, encoded by the exons ATGGAGATCTTAAGCAACTTGACATCTAAATTTCCAACCTTCTTGTTGACTGGCATTCCTGGCCTAGAGTCTGTCCATGTGTGGATCTCTATCCCCTTCTGTAGTCTCTATGCCATTGCCCTCTCTGGGAACAGCATGATCCTATTTGTCATCCTTATCCAGCAGAGTCTCCATGAGCCCATGTACTATTTCCTCCCCATGCTTTCAGCTGCTGACTTGGGCTTGACTGTTTCTACAATGTCAACAACATTAGGTATCCTCTGGTTTGATGCAGTTGAAATCAATCTAAATACCTGCATTATCCAGATGTTTTTTCTTCATGGATTTACCTTCATAGAATCTGGGGTGCTGGTGGCTATGGCCTTTGACCGCAGTGTGGCCATCTGTGATCCTCTGAGGTATGCTACCATTCTCACTAATTCTAGAATCATTCGGATGAGCCTGTTAATGATTATACACACTGTAGTATTAATAGTACCACTACTTTTGCTCTTTA CCCATTTCTGTAGGGAAAATGTCCTTTCCCACTCCTACTGCTACCAcccagatgtgattaaattagcATGTTCAGATACTCAGGCCAACAGCATCTGTGGATTAATTGATCTCATCCTGACCACAGGAGTAGATACACCATGCATTGTCCTGTCTTATATCTTGATCATTCGTTCTGTCTTCAGTATTGCCTCCCCTGAAGAGCGACATAAGGTCTTTAACGCCTGTGTCTCCCATATTGGAGCACTGGCTGTTTTCTACATCCCCATGATGAGCCTGTCCTTGGTACATCACTATGGTCCATCAGCCCCCAAAGTTGTCCATTTGGTGATGGCCAATATATATCTGCTTTTGCCTCCCATGCTCAACCCCATAATCTATagtgtaaaaacaaaacagattcgg